One genomic region from Streptomyces sp. NBC_00457 encodes:
- a CDS encoding class I adenylate-forming enzyme family protein, whose product MKGSTAYKSIQKRGLHIGLLPEMAAAVNPSTPISLDHDLDVLPEAGRRLTVAQYAEHVDDLAGRLWAAGVRPDERVVLYKRANADHWMLAAAVSRIGAVVVNLSPALDAATVAVLLERVGRPTLLTDAAKLDVLAEVPLEEITQRVISSSGHRPGALPLAELAGAPRVRPVVRPIDEAAVITHTSGTTGIPKLVVHTPRTQGIRLVPQWRLLSLMRKKETVAIHVPFVHSRMVAAMSLALLKQYPVLLMRESDPADVAEQLIEHRPAFIEALPNSLMEWEGLAEDPRAPFGSVKVFSSTFDAIHPGTMSRLLKASDRRGALFFQIYGQSEVGPAVGRAYFRHSAHKANGRCVGWAMPHGAARIRVVSRDGRAPSEQSPGFIEVAWDGIAKTYFAEQDRYDANRNGQWWRTGDVGYRTRFGCLHMLDREVDMIPGVRSSLEIEDVVLGELSELSELVVVQGPGGEAVPVICTVDDQPLDRGRWRAAVAGFPQLADPVQIPQAELPRTATLKVQRLALARRLEQERERRA is encoded by the coding sequence ATGAAGGGCTCCACAGCCTACAAATCGATACAGAAGCGCGGTCTGCACATCGGCCTGCTGCCGGAGATGGCCGCGGCCGTGAACCCCTCGACACCGATCAGCCTGGACCACGACCTGGACGTCCTGCCCGAGGCGGGGCGGCGCCTGACGGTGGCTCAGTACGCCGAGCACGTGGACGACCTGGCGGGCCGCCTGTGGGCGGCCGGTGTCCGGCCCGACGAGCGCGTCGTGCTCTACAAGAGGGCCAATGCCGACCACTGGATGCTCGCCGCCGCGGTGTCCCGCATCGGCGCGGTCGTGGTGAACCTGTCGCCGGCCCTGGACGCCGCGACCGTCGCCGTCCTGCTCGAGCGGGTCGGCCGGCCGACCCTGCTCACCGACGCGGCCAAGCTCGACGTCCTCGCCGAGGTGCCGCTGGAGGAGATCACCCAGCGGGTGATCTCCTCCAGCGGCCACCGGCCGGGGGCCCTGCCGCTCGCCGAGCTCGCCGGGGCGCCGCGGGTCAGGCCGGTGGTCCGGCCGATCGACGAGGCCGCCGTGATCACCCACACCTCCGGCACCACCGGGATTCCCAAGCTCGTGGTGCACACGCCCCGCACCCAGGGCATCCGCCTGGTACCGCAGTGGCGGCTGCTGTCCCTGATGCGGAAGAAGGAGACCGTCGCGATCCACGTGCCCTTCGTGCACTCGCGGATGGTCGCGGCGATGTCCCTGGCCCTGCTCAAGCAGTACCCGGTCCTGCTCATGCGGGAGTCGGACCCCGCCGACGTCGCCGAGCAGCTCATCGAGCACCGGCCGGCCTTCATCGAGGCGCTGCCCAACTCGCTGATGGAGTGGGAGGGGCTGGCCGAGGACCCGCGAGCGCCGTTCGGGTCGGTGAAGGTCTTCAGCAGCACCTTCGACGCGATCCACCCCGGGACGATGAGCCGGCTGCTGAAGGCCTCCGACCGGCGCGGGGCGCTGTTCTTCCAGATCTACGGGCAGAGCGAGGTCGGTCCGGCCGTCGGCCGCGCCTACTTCCGCCACTCCGCCCACAAGGCCAACGGGCGCTGCGTCGGCTGGGCCATGCCGCACGGCGCCGCGAGGATCCGCGTGGTGAGCCGGGACGGCAGGGCGCCGTCCGAGCAGAGCCCCGGCTTCATCGAGGTCGCCTGGGACGGCATCGCCAAGACCTACTTCGCCGAGCAGGACCGCTACGACGCCAACCGCAACGGCCAGTGGTGGCGCACCGGCGACGTCGGCTACCGCACCCGGTTCGGCTGTCTGCACATGCTCGACCGGGAGGTCGACATGATCCCCGGGGTGCGCAGCTCCCTGGAGATCGAGGACGTGGTGCTGGGCGAGCTGAGCGAACTGAGCGAGCTGGTCGTGGTGCAGGGCCCGGGCGGCGAGGCGGTCCCGGTGATCTGCACCGTCGACGACCAGCCGCTGGACCGGGGCCGCTGGCGCGCGGCCGTCGCCGGTTTCCCCCAGCTGGCCGACCCCGTCCAGATCCCGCAGGCCGAACTGCCGCGGACCGCCACCTTGAAGGTGCAGCGGCTCGCCCTGGCCCGCCGGCTCGAACAGGAGCGGGAGCGGCGGGCGTGA
- a CDS encoding DegT/DnrJ/EryC1/StrS family aminotransferase gives MDKISLVHASLGEQELAAVAEVFASGWPAGQGPKGKALEARLKERYGAGDAVAVSNCGAALHLAMLAFGVKPGDEVIVADYTFPAPAHAVRYVGATPVFADVRADTGTVDPEAVADLVSARTVGIIAVDTVGLPADYTQLQAIADRHGLFLVEDAACAVGATYQGREAGALAEVACLSFHGRKGATSGEGGALIATDPAIGAHTRQLSSFGIGSIYDQAQVIGLPIPQFTEIGYNFKLSDIAAAILEVQLGRIEELLERRRAVAARYAELFAGEELLTVPHVPADRTHAWQSYLVTLDPGVDRAAVATDLRAQGIGCLHGTWASHLQPAFGAQQVCPVSADLFRRNLGIPMHAELTMDQVERVVEVLRTAVRTHARPVGRAA, from the coding sequence ATGGACAAGATTTCCCTGGTGCACGCAAGCCTGGGGGAGCAGGAACTGGCCGCCGTCGCCGAGGTGTTCGCCTCCGGCTGGCCGGCCGGCCAGGGCCCCAAGGGCAAGGCTCTCGAGGCCCGGCTGAAGGAACGTTACGGTGCCGGTGACGCGGTCGCGGTCAGCAACTGCGGCGCCGCACTGCACCTGGCGATGCTCGCGTTCGGCGTCAAGCCGGGCGACGAAGTGATCGTCGCCGACTACACGTTCCCGGCACCCGCCCATGCGGTGCGGTACGTGGGCGCCACGCCGGTCTTCGCCGACGTACGCGCCGACACCGGCACCGTGGACCCCGAGGCGGTCGCGGATCTGGTCTCGGCGCGCACGGTGGGCATCATCGCCGTCGACACGGTGGGACTGCCCGCGGACTACACGCAGCTGCAGGCGATCGCCGACCGCCACGGGCTGTTCCTCGTCGAGGACGCCGCCTGCGCGGTGGGCGCCACCTACCAGGGGCGTGAGGCGGGCGCGCTGGCCGAGGTGGCCTGCCTGTCCTTCCACGGACGCAAGGGAGCCACCAGCGGGGAGGGCGGCGCCCTGATCGCCACCGACCCGGCCATCGGGGCGCACACGCGGCAGCTCTCCTCCTTCGGCATCGGCAGCATCTACGACCAGGCGCAGGTCATCGGCCTGCCGATCCCTCAGTTCACCGAGATCGGCTACAACTTCAAGCTGTCCGACATCGCCGCGGCGATCCTTGAGGTGCAGCTCGGCCGGATCGAGGAACTGCTGGAGCGCCGGCGCGCCGTCGCCGCGCGCTACGCCGAACTCTTCGCCGGCGAGGAACTCCTGACGGTGCCGCACGTACCGGCGGACCGTACCCACGCCTGGCAGTCCTACCTGGTGACGCTGGATCCGGGCGTGGACCGCGCGGCGGTCGCCACCGACCTGCGGGCCCAGGGAATCGGCTGCCTGCACGGCACCTGGGCCAGCCACCTGCAGCCCGCGTTCGGGGCCCAGCAGGTGTGCCCGGTCTCGGCGGATCTCTTCCGGCGCAATCTCGGCATACCCATGCACGCCGAGCTGACCATGGACCAGGTCGAACGGGTCGTGGAGGTGCTGCGTACCGCGGTGCGCACCCACGCACGGCCCGTCGGCCGCGCCGCCTAG
- a CDS encoding cupin domain-containing protein translates to MTGLILPPGQGRKLITKAQEVTFKATEAHGSSISIFEVVVPPGFDVGAHVHSDAQEFFYVLEGELQLLAFEPITRTQESWHEWESPEGDRVVRATEGASMFVPPGTPHAFRNASDQPARMLFQCFPSPIHELYFDEIAEIWSAGGPPDAEAIEEMRRRYDVSQITPLRFDPPPLLDSPSATERGAQRR, encoded by the coding sequence ATGACTGGTCTCATTCTCCCGCCCGGTCAGGGGCGAAAGCTGATCACCAAGGCGCAGGAAGTGACCTTCAAGGCCACCGAGGCGCACGGCTCCTCCATATCGATCTTCGAGGTGGTGGTGCCGCCCGGGTTCGATGTCGGGGCCCATGTCCACAGCGATGCGCAGGAGTTCTTCTACGTCCTTGAGGGGGAGCTGCAACTGCTGGCCTTCGAGCCCATCACGCGCACGCAGGAGAGCTGGCACGAGTGGGAGTCGCCCGAGGGGGACCGGGTCGTCCGGGCCACCGAGGGGGCCAGCATGTTCGTTCCCCCGGGAACGCCGCACGCGTTCAGGAACGCCTCGGACCAGCCGGCGCGCATGCTGTTCCAGTGCTTCCCCTCACCCATTCACGAGCTCTACTTCGACGAGATCGCCGAGATCTGGTCGGCCGGCGGGCCGCCGGACGCAGAGGCCATCGAGGAGATGCGCCGGCGCTATGACGTCAGTCAGATCACGCCGCTGCGCTTCGACCCGCCCCCTCTTCTCGATTCCCCGTCGGCAACGGAGCGCGGAGCGCAACGGAGATGA
- a CDS encoding type III polyketide synthase → MPRLCKPAVSAPEHVITMEETLEFAQQAHAGKPQLPLALRLIRNTGVLKRHIVQPIEQTLRHPGLTERNRIYEAESKKWCPPVIEQALENADVAARDIDAIIYVSCTGFLMPSLTAWLINRMGLRYDTRQIPIAQLGCAAGGAAVNRAHDFCAAHPGSNVLIVSCELCSLCYQPDADDIGSLLSDGLFGDAVAAAVVRGSGGVGIELERNASYLIPNTEDWISYAVRDTGFHFQLDRRVPGTMEPLAPVLREFAKDHSWDAGNLDFYIVHAGGPRILDDLAKFLEVDRTVFRHSWSTLTEYGNIASAVVFDAARRLFEEDPPAPDATGLIAGFGPGITAEMALGRWSVDAPGELD, encoded by the coding sequence ATGCCAAGGCTATGCAAGCCCGCGGTGAGCGCGCCGGAACACGTCATCACGATGGAAGAGACGCTGGAGTTCGCCCAACAAGCTCATGCAGGAAAGCCGCAGCTTCCTCTGGCGCTCCGGCTGATCCGGAACACGGGGGTGCTGAAGCGGCATATCGTGCAGCCCATCGAGCAGACACTGCGCCACCCGGGGCTGACCGAACGCAACCGCATCTACGAGGCCGAATCCAAGAAGTGGTGCCCCCCGGTCATCGAACAGGCCCTTGAGAACGCCGATGTGGCGGCCCGTGACATCGACGCCATCATCTACGTGTCGTGCACCGGGTTCCTGATGCCGTCGCTGACCGCATGGCTGATCAACAGGATGGGACTGCGCTACGACACCCGGCAGATACCCATCGCCCAGCTGGGGTGCGCGGCAGGCGGCGCGGCGGTCAACCGCGCCCACGACTTCTGCGCGGCCCACCCGGGAAGCAACGTCCTGATCGTCAGTTGCGAGCTGTGCTCGCTGTGCTACCAGCCCGACGCCGACGACATCGGCTCGCTGCTGTCCGACGGGCTGTTCGGCGACGCGGTCGCGGCCGCCGTGGTGCGCGGCAGCGGCGGCGTCGGCATCGAACTGGAGCGCAACGCCTCCTACCTCATTCCCAACACCGAGGACTGGATCTCCTACGCGGTGCGCGACACCGGCTTCCACTTCCAGCTGGACCGGCGGGTGCCCGGCACGATGGAGCCGCTGGCCCCGGTGCTGCGGGAGTTCGCCAAGGACCACAGCTGGGACGCCGGCAACCTCGACTTCTACATCGTCCACGCCGGCGGCCCGCGGATCCTGGACGACCTCGCCAAGTTCCTCGAGGTCGACCGCACGGTGTTCCGTCACAGCTGGTCGACCCTGACCGAATACGGCAACATCGCCAGCGCGGTCGTGTTCGACGCGGCACGCAGGCTGTTCGAAGAGGACCCCCCGGCCCCCGACGCCACCGGTCTGATCGCGGGTTTCGGTCCCGGCATCACCGCCGAGATGGCGCTGGGCCGCTGGAGCGTCGACGCACCGGGCGAATTGGACTGA
- a CDS encoding multidrug effflux MFS transporter yields MSQQAEEAAAGRKRSPGAPSPATGRDTAGGGPALRRTGLLVTFILGALAAVPPMSMDMYLPALPEVTRTLGSTATTVQLTLTACLAGMALGQLVVGPMSDRWGRRRPLLAGLLVYIVAATMCAFAPTAEVLIAFRLLQGLAGAAGIVIARAVVRDLYDGLAMARFFSTLLLISSIAPIVAPVIGGQVLHVTNWRGIFLVLAVIGIALTLLVWRRLPETLPAERRQSGGVRAALWIMHGLCADRIFTGYLLTNGFAYGALFSYIAASPFVIQDIYGASPQTFSLLFGLNSLGLMIVGQINGKILVGRVRLDKTLGCGLALLTLAGAALLLVTQGAFGTAGAVPIAACLFVMISSLGLILPNTNALALMRTPHAAGSASALVGTSCFLMGAIASSLVGIAGKQTAVPMALVQLGSALAALVCFLAVCRPWQNRAAVKAPH; encoded by the coding sequence ATGTCTCAGCAAGCCGAGGAAGCCGCCGCCGGACGTAAGCGATCCCCCGGGGCGCCGTCCCCGGCGACGGGACGCGATACGGCCGGCGGGGGCCCGGCGCTGCGCCGGACCGGTCTCCTCGTCACGTTCATCCTCGGCGCCCTCGCCGCGGTGCCGCCGATGTCGATGGACATGTACCTCCCGGCCCTCCCGGAGGTCACCCGCACCCTGGGCTCGACCGCCACGACCGTCCAGCTGACCCTCACCGCGTGCCTGGCCGGCATGGCGCTCGGGCAGCTGGTGGTCGGCCCGATGAGCGACAGGTGGGGACGGCGCAGGCCTTTGCTGGCCGGACTGCTCGTCTATATCGTCGCCGCCACGATGTGCGCCTTCGCGCCCACCGCCGAGGTGCTCATCGCCTTCAGGCTGCTGCAGGGCCTGGCGGGGGCGGCCGGGATCGTCATCGCCCGGGCCGTCGTACGCGACCTCTACGACGGCCTGGCCATGGCCCGGTTCTTCTCCACGCTGCTGCTGATATCCAGCATCGCCCCGATCGTCGCGCCCGTCATCGGCGGACAGGTCCTGCACGTCACCAACTGGCGCGGCATCTTCCTCGTCCTCGCCGTGATCGGCATCGCGCTCACCCTGCTCGTCTGGCGCCGGCTGCCGGAGACCCTGCCCGCGGAGCGGCGGCAGAGCGGCGGGGTACGCGCGGCCCTGTGGATCATGCACGGGCTGTGCGCCGACCGGATCTTCACCGGGTACCTGCTGACCAACGGCTTCGCCTACGGAGCGCTGTTCTCCTACATCGCCGCCTCACCGTTCGTGATCCAGGACATCTACGGGGCGTCCCCGCAGACCTTCTCGCTGCTCTTCGGCCTCAACTCGCTCGGCCTGATGATCGTCGGCCAGATCAACGGCAAGATCCTCGTCGGCCGGGTCCGCCTGGACAAGACGCTCGGGTGCGGACTGGCGCTGCTCACCCTCGCCGGGGCGGCGCTGCTGCTGGTGACGCAGGGCGCCTTCGGCACCGCGGGGGCGGTGCCGATCGCCGCCTGCCTCTTCGTCATGATCTCCTCGCTGGGCCTGATCCTGCCCAACACCAACGCGCTCGCGCTGATGCGCACCCCGCACGCCGCGGGGTCCGCCTCCGCGCTGGTCGGCACGTCGTGCTTCCTCATGGGAGCGATCGCCTCCTCACTCGTGGGGATCGCGGGCAAGCAGACGGCGGTGCCGATGGCCTTGGTCCAACTGGGCAGCGCACTGGCCGCGTTGGTCTGCTTCCTGGCGGTGTGCCGCCCCTGGCAGAACCGGGCCGCGGTGAAGGCACCGCACTGA
- a CDS encoding DUF3099 domain-containing protein, with product MSPTPWRRDGPRAASITRARTGLTQDLRVRQRRYIVAMLVRTACVVLMALTWNRWPAVGVCALVGGVVIPYVAVVAAQAGWRQQRGVRPALTPAGDEPATRVVLEPTLILPPERNTAG from the coding sequence ATGAGCCCCACCCCATGGCGCCGGGACGGACCCCGCGCCGCATCCATCACCCGGGCACGCACCGGCCTGACGCAGGATCTGCGCGTGCGCCAGCGCCGCTACATCGTGGCGATGCTGGTGCGCACCGCCTGTGTGGTCCTGATGGCCCTCACCTGGAACCGCTGGCCCGCCGTCGGCGTCTGCGCCCTCGTCGGCGGGGTCGTCATCCCCTACGTCGCCGTGGTGGCCGCCCAGGCCGGGTGGCGCCAGCAGCGCGGCGTGAGGCCCGCGCTGACGCCGGCCGGCGACGAGCCCGCCACCCGCGTCGTCCTGGAACCCACCCTGATCCTGCCACCGGAACGCAACACGGCGGGCTGA
- the qcrB gene encoding cytochrome bc1 complex cytochrome b subunit, whose translation MSTTERAPHTGRTTPPAGERIADWTDSRLGIYNFRFLIRKVFPDHWSFMFGEIALYSFIVLLLTGTWLTMFFDPSMTETVYHGSHEALHGIPMSQAYASTLRISFDVRGGLFIRQLHHWSALVMIGALCIHTLRHFLTGSFRRPREANWLIGFTLLVLVTLEGFVGYSLPDDLLSGTGLRIAEGVTLAIPVVGTYLTLFLFGGEYPGHDIIPRFYSFHILLIPGIIVALVTVHLIYVFYHKHTQFRGPGRTEKNVVGQPLMPVYAGKAGGFFFLVFGVLALMAGIAQINPVWTYGPYRADQISQGSQPDWYMGFLEGALRAMPAWEFVVPGGYTVNMGVLLPAVILPTVMMAVIALWPFLEAWVTGDRREHHLLDRPRDHPTRTAFGCAFVALYLVLFFGGANDVLAERFHLSLNQITWAVRIGFFVVPALTYVLTRRICLGLQRRDRDKLLHGRETGKIRRLPHGEFVEVHAPLDRPQAYTLLSKEVRETVPAPAPENGGVPNPQARKEMLRHRLSRWLYGNQIPQPTPQDMRHALEHSGHSPGGHGPSNGHGSSNGHGPSAGGPLDTGRQAAGEEREPDQEPH comes from the coding sequence ATGAGCACGACCGAAAGGGCGCCGCACACGGGGCGCACCACACCGCCGGCGGGCGAGCGCATCGCCGACTGGACGGACTCGCGGCTCGGGATCTACAACTTCCGGTTCCTGATCCGCAAGGTCTTTCCCGACCACTGGTCGTTCATGTTCGGCGAGATAGCGCTCTACAGCTTCATCGTCCTGCTTCTCACCGGTACCTGGCTCACCATGTTCTTCGACCCGAGCATGACCGAGACCGTCTACCACGGGTCACACGAAGCGCTGCACGGCATCCCGATGTCCCAGGCCTACGCCTCCACCCTGCGCATCAGCTTCGACGTGCGCGGCGGCCTGTTCATCCGCCAGCTGCACCACTGGTCGGCGCTGGTCATGATCGGTGCGCTGTGCATCCACACGCTGCGGCACTTCCTGACCGGATCGTTCCGCAGGCCGCGCGAGGCCAACTGGCTGATCGGCTTCACGCTGCTCGTGCTGGTCACCCTGGAGGGCTTCGTCGGGTACTCGCTCCCCGACGACCTGCTCTCGGGCACCGGTCTGCGCATCGCCGAAGGCGTCACGCTCGCCATCCCGGTGGTCGGGACCTATCTGACGCTGTTCCTGTTCGGCGGCGAATACCCGGGACACGACATCATTCCCCGGTTCTACAGCTTCCACATCCTGCTGATCCCGGGCATCATCGTCGCCCTGGTCACCGTCCACCTGATCTACGTCTTCTACCACAAGCACACCCAGTTCCGGGGACCGGGCCGCACCGAGAAGAACGTCGTCGGCCAGCCCCTGATGCCGGTGTACGCGGGCAAGGCCGGCGGGTTCTTCTTCCTCGTGTTCGGCGTGCTCGCGCTGATGGCCGGCATCGCCCAGATCAACCCCGTGTGGACCTACGGCCCCTACCGCGCCGACCAGATCTCCCAGGGCTCCCAGCCCGACTGGTACATGGGCTTCCTCGAGGGCGCCCTGCGGGCCATGCCCGCCTGGGAGTTCGTCGTCCCGGGCGGCTACACCGTCAACATGGGCGTCCTGCTGCCGGCCGTCATCCTGCCCACCGTCATGATGGCGGTGATCGCCCTGTGGCCGTTCCTGGAAGCCTGGGTCACCGGCGACAGACGCGAACACCACCTCCTGGACCGCCCCCGCGACCACCCCACCCGCACCGCGTTCGGCTGCGCCTTCGTCGCCCTCTACCTGGTGCTGTTCTTCGGCGGCGCCAACGACGTCCTGGCCGAACGCTTCCATCTGTCCCTGAACCAGATCACCTGGGCGGTGCGGATCGGATTCTTCGTCGTCCCGGCACTGACCTACGTCCTCACCCGGCGGATCTGCCTCGGCCTGCAACGCCGCGACCGCGACAAGCTCCTGCACGGCCGCGAGACCGGAAAGATCAGAAGGCTGCCGCACGGCGAGTTCGTCGAGGTCCACGCGCCCCTCGACCGCCCCCAGGCCTACACCCTGCTGTCCAAGGAGGTGCGCGAGACAGTGCCGGCCCCCGCACCGGAGAACGGCGGCGTGCCCAACCCGCAGGCCCGCAAGGAGATGCTGCGCCACCGGCTCAGCCGCTGGCTGTACGGCAACCAGATCCCGCAGCCGACACCGCAGGACATGCGGCACGCCCTGGAACACTCCGGCCACTCGCCGGGCGGACATGGCCCGTCCAACGGACACGGCTCGTCCAACGGACACGGCCCGTCGGCAGGCGGGCCCCTGGACACCGGCAGGCAGGCCGCCGGCGAGGAGCGGGAGCCGGACCAGGAACCGCACTGA
- a CDS encoding FAD-dependent oxidoreductase, producing the protein MKRDARVVGGGGGHGHAVVIGSSLAGLTAARALANFMDHVTVIERDWLPTGAGRRRGVPQARHTHSLMTAAHQGLEELFPGIRGDLTRAGAVHVRIPKDMLLLGPAGWLPRFDAGLSMYSAGRDLIDAAIRARLRADPRVTFLPQHEVVALQGGRQDTVTGVWARGRDRTAPGGWTPRRLLPAEFVVDASGQGSRAPQWLAELGYDPPAESVAGAGTAYATTLFAAPVGHVADFTSLVLMAAPGDPRQGMLHPVEGGRWSVSLSTGDGTPPPTSHAALVRAAGNLRHPLLRDLIEAATPLGPVYGCSRTGQRWRHYEKLRRWPDQFLVVGDALATLDPAHGHGMTLAVQGALVLDHLLAAHGTAVGISHRLRRALAHRLAPAWQASARTLGPADTGQDPPATLRARLGRRYASRLAAAATTDPHAAALLLHLQQSLAPPAALRPRALRAALRPRRDTPPATPSSVTHGPQARPRRPATPATPAPAAGRPAAAVSTPRVRRF; encoded by the coding sequence TTGAAACGGGACGCACGTGTGGTCGGCGGGGGCGGCGGCCACGGCCACGCCGTGGTGATCGGCTCGAGCCTGGCGGGGCTCACCGCGGCGCGGGCCCTGGCCAACTTCATGGACCACGTCACCGTGATCGAGCGCGACTGGCTGCCCACCGGAGCGGGCCGCCGCCGCGGCGTACCCCAGGCACGGCACACCCACAGCCTCATGACCGCCGCCCACCAGGGCCTGGAGGAACTGTTCCCCGGCATCCGCGGTGACCTCACCCGCGCCGGAGCCGTCCACGTCCGCATCCCGAAGGACATGCTGCTGCTCGGCCCGGCCGGCTGGCTGCCCCGCTTCGACGCGGGCCTGTCGATGTACAGCGCCGGCCGCGACCTCATCGACGCGGCCATACGCGCCCGGCTGCGCGCCGACCCCAGGGTGACCTTCCTGCCGCAGCACGAGGTCGTCGCCCTGCAGGGCGGCCGCCAGGACACCGTCACCGGCGTCTGGGCACGCGGCCGGGACCGCACGGCCCCGGGCGGCTGGACGCCCCGGCGCCTGCTGCCGGCCGAGTTCGTGGTGGACGCCTCCGGACAAGGCTCCCGCGCCCCGCAATGGCTCGCCGAGCTCGGCTACGACCCGCCCGCCGAATCCGTGGCCGGCGCCGGGACCGCGTACGCCACCACCCTGTTCGCGGCGCCGGTCGGCCACGTCGCCGACTTCACCAGCCTGGTGCTCATGGCCGCGCCCGGCGACCCGCGCCAGGGCATGCTGCACCCCGTCGAAGGCGGCCGCTGGTCGGTGTCGCTGAGCACCGGCGACGGCACACCGCCGCCCACCAGCCACGCGGCACTGGTGCGCGCCGCAGGCAACCTGCGCCACCCGCTGCTGCGCGACCTCATCGAGGCGGCCACCCCACTCGGCCCCGTCTACGGCTGCAGCCGCACCGGGCAGCGCTGGCGCCACTACGAGAAGCTGCGCCGCTGGCCCGACCAGTTCCTCGTGGTCGGCGACGCCCTCGCCACCCTGGACCCGGCCCACGGCCACGGCATGACCCTCGCCGTGCAGGGCGCTCTCGTCCTGGACCACCTGCTCGCCGCGCACGGCACCGCGGTCGGCATCAGCCACCGCCTGCGCCGGGCCCTGGCCCACCGCCTCGCCCCCGCCTGGCAGGCGAGCGCCCGCACCCTGGGCCCGGCGGACACCGGCCAGGACCCGCCGGCCACCCTGCGCGCCCGGCTCGGCCGGCGCTACGCGTCCCGGCTCGCGGCCGCCGCGACCACCGACCCGCACGCGGCGGCCCTGCTGCTCCACCTGCAGCAGAGCCTCGCCCCGCCCGCCGCCCTGCGCCCGCGCGCGCTGCGGGCGGCGCTGCGCCCCCGCCGTGACACGCCGCCCGCGACGCCGTCCAGCGTCACCCACGGCCCCCAGGCACGCCCGCGCCGTCCCGCCACCCCGGCCACGCCCGCCCCCGCCGCCGGCCGGCCGGCAGCGGCCGTGAGCACGCCGCGCGTACGCCGCTTTTGA
- the pcaB gene encoding 3-carboxy-cis,cis-muconate cycloisomerase, translating to MSVVHASARTGTLSAHLDAGLLSPVRAGTPVEAAVGDSAWLQAMLDAEAALARAQARCGTVPAHAARVITAAARAELLDVRELALAARETANPVVGLVKALTAVVAERSEQAAEYVHRGSTSQDVFDTGAMLVAARALRLIVADLRAVAAALAGLAAAHRDTVMAGRTLALHAVPTTFGLKAAGWHRLVLDAAERLERIAHGGLPVALGGAAGTLAGYLQYAGADADPAAVLDDLGAAFADETGLAAPVLPWHALRTPVADLGAALAHTAGALGKIAADVLVLTRTEVGEVAEPQVAGRGASSAMPHKRNPVLATLIRSAGLQVPALATVLMQCLPTEDERSAGMWHAEWQPLREALRLTGGAAHTAVELARGLTVHPQRMRANLAATGGQLVSERVSAVLAPRLGKTAARELLTQASMLASRTGLPLADVLAGLPQLAGVLSREEAAALLDPAGYTGAAGPLVDRALGAPGTARPPAP from the coding sequence ATGAGCGTGGTGCACGCATCCGCGCGGACCGGAACGCTGTCCGCCCATCTGGACGCCGGGCTGCTCTCACCGGTGCGGGCGGGCACCCCCGTCGAGGCGGCCGTGGGCGACAGCGCCTGGCTGCAGGCGATGCTCGACGCGGAGGCGGCCCTGGCCCGCGCCCAGGCCCGCTGCGGCACGGTGCCCGCCCACGCGGCCCGCGTCATCACGGCCGCCGCCCGCGCCGAGCTGCTGGACGTCCGCGAACTGGCGCTGGCCGCGCGGGAGACCGCGAACCCGGTGGTGGGCCTGGTCAAGGCGCTGACCGCGGTGGTCGCCGAGCGGTCCGAGCAGGCCGCCGAGTATGTGCACCGCGGCTCGACCAGCCAGGACGTCTTCGACACCGGGGCGATGCTGGTGGCCGCGCGGGCGCTGCGTCTGATCGTCGCGGACCTGCGGGCCGTGGCCGCCGCGCTGGCCGGCCTCGCGGCCGCGCACCGGGACACCGTGATGGCGGGCCGCACCCTGGCCCTGCACGCCGTGCCCACCACCTTCGGCCTCAAGGCGGCCGGCTGGCACCGGCTGGTCCTGGACGCCGCCGAGCGCCTCGAACGCATCGCCCACGGCGGGCTACCGGTGGCGCTCGGCGGCGCGGCCGGAACCCTGGCCGGCTATCTGCAGTACGCGGGAGCGGACGCGGACCCCGCGGCCGTCCTCGACGACCTGGGCGCCGCCTTCGCCGACGAGACGGGCCTGGCCGCCCCCGTCCTGCCCTGGCACGCCCTGCGCACCCCCGTCGCCGACCTGGGGGCCGCACTCGCCCACACGGCCGGGGCTCTTGGCAAGATCGCCGCGGATGTGCTGGTGCTCACCCGTACCGAGGTCGGTGAGGTGGCCGAGCCCCAGGTCGCCGGACGGGGCGCCTCGTCGGCGATGCCGCACAAGCGCAACCCCGTGCTCGCGACCCTGATCCGCTCGGCCGGCCTGCAAGTGCCCGCCCTGGCCACCGTACTGATGCAGTGTCTGCCCACCGAGGACGAGCGCTCGGCCGGGATGTGGCACGCCGAGTGGCAGCCGCTGCGCGAGGCCCTGCGGCTGACCGGCGGCGCCGCGCACACGGCCGTCGAACTCGCCCGGGGGCTCACCGTCCACCCGCAGCGGATGCGCGCCAACCTCGCGGCGACCGGCGGGCAGCTCGTCTCCGAGCGCGTCTCGGCCGTCCTGGCGCCGCGCCTGGGCAAGACGGCCGCCAGGGAACTGCTCACCCAGGCCTCGATGCTCGCCTCCCGCACCGGCCTGCCGCTGGCCGACGTGCTGGCCGGCCTGCCGCAGCTGGCCGGAGTGCTCAGCCGCGAGGAGGCGGCCGCCCTGCTCGACCCGGCCGGCTACACGGGCGCCGCCGGCCCGCTGGTGGACCGGGCACTGGGCGCACCGGGCACGGCCCGGCCCCCGGCGCCCTGA